A section of the Stenotrophomonas sp. 364 genome encodes:
- a CDS encoding RNA-binding S4 domain-containing protein yields the protein MIEATPLAAVRLDVWLWAARFFKTRSLAKQAVETGKVDVAGQRPKSSRAVRVGEQLQISRGDDVYDVQVRGLSELRGPAPVAQQLYEESEASRARRAEAHAQRQAARNGYLPPEHRPDKRARRLIRALGDIDSL from the coding sequence ATGATCGAAGCAACGCCGTTGGCCGCCGTGCGGCTGGATGTGTGGCTGTGGGCCGCACGCTTCTTCAAGACCCGCAGCCTGGCCAAGCAGGCCGTGGAGACGGGCAAGGTGGACGTGGCCGGGCAGCGCCCCAAATCCTCGCGCGCGGTGCGCGTGGGCGAGCAGCTGCAGATCAGCCGGGGCGACGACGTCTACGACGTGCAGGTGCGTGGCCTGAGCGAGCTGCGCGGGCCGGCGCCGGTGGCCCAGCAGTTGTATGAGGAAAGCGAGGCGTCGCGTGCGCGACGGGCGGAGGCGCATGCCCAACGCCAGGCCGCGCGCAATGGCTACCTGCCGCCGGAGCATCGGCCGGACAAGCGCGCGCGTCGGTTGATCCGTGCGCTCGGGGACATCGATTCGCTCTAG
- a CDS encoding MATE family efflux transporter, translating to MAKAPLDLTTGPIGRNLFLFALPILAGNIAQSLNGSVNAIWVGRFLGEAALTATANANNIMFFLIGSVFGIGMAATILIGQAMGARDIPQARRVMGTSATFFIGLSVVIAIAGWWLSHPLLAAMGTPAESLPLAEAYLRIIFLAMPTLYAFAFLSSALRGVGDSRTPFRFLLLSVVLDIGFNPLLIFGIGPFPQLGIAGAAWATLIAQTLSLIGLLWYMRNKRHVLWLGRKDMAMFRIDTTILRALVVKGVPMGLQMVLISLSMILMMSMVNGYGTDTAAAYGASLQLWTYVQMPAMAIGAACSSMAAQNVGAGNWDRVRGTARSGVLYNFLLTGVLILPLILLDRYTLALFLPEASQSLEVARHLNHIAVWSFLFFGVNFVISGVVRSTGAVIPPLLILAVSLWGIRVPFAELLQDSWGADAVWWSFPVSSFCAMLLSLAYYRWGGWRKAHMLPTRREEMAAPAEVPAMPPSPVADLNPDAPPTAAPQPVPHRTG from the coding sequence ATGGCCAAGGCGCCGCTTGACCTGACCACCGGCCCCATCGGGCGCAACCTGTTCCTGTTCGCGCTGCCGATCCTGGCCGGCAACATCGCCCAGTCGCTGAACGGGTCGGTGAATGCGATCTGGGTGGGGCGCTTCCTCGGCGAGGCCGCGCTGACCGCAACGGCCAACGCCAACAACATCATGTTCTTCCTGATCGGCTCGGTGTTCGGCATCGGCATGGCCGCCACCATCCTGATCGGCCAGGCCATGGGCGCGCGCGACATTCCCCAGGCACGCCGGGTGATGGGCACCAGCGCCACCTTCTTCATCGGTCTGTCGGTGGTGATCGCCATCGCCGGCTGGTGGCTGTCGCACCCGCTGCTGGCCGCGATGGGCACCCCGGCCGAGTCGCTGCCGCTGGCCGAGGCCTACCTGCGCATCATTTTCCTGGCGATGCCCACGCTGTACGCGTTCGCGTTCCTGAGCTCGGCGTTGCGCGGTGTCGGTGATTCGCGCACGCCGTTCCGCTTCCTGCTGCTGTCGGTGGTGCTGGACATCGGCTTCAACCCGCTGCTGATCTTCGGCATCGGCCCGTTCCCGCAGCTGGGCATCGCCGGCGCCGCGTGGGCCACGCTGATCGCGCAGACCCTGTCGTTGATCGGCCTGCTCTGGTACATGCGCAACAAGCGGCACGTGTTGTGGCTGGGACGCAAGGATATGGCGATGTTCCGCATCGACACCACCATCCTGCGTGCGCTGGTGGTCAAGGGCGTGCCGATGGGCCTGCAGATGGTGCTGATCTCGCTGTCGATGATCCTGATGATGAGCATGGTCAACGGCTACGGCACCGACACGGCCGCCGCCTATGGCGCGTCGCTGCAGCTGTGGACCTACGTGCAGATGCCGGCGATGGCGATCGGCGCGGCCTGTTCGTCGATGGCCGCGCAGAACGTCGGCGCCGGCAACTGGGACCGCGTGCGCGGCACGGCGCGCAGTGGCGTGCTGTACAACTTCCTGCTCACCGGCGTGCTGATCCTGCCGCTGATCCTGCTGGACCGCTACACGCTGGCGCTGTTCCTGCCCGAGGCGAGCCAGTCGCTGGAGGTGGCCCGCCACCTCAACCACATCGCGGTGTGGTCGTTCCTGTTCTTCGGCGTGAACTTCGTCATTTCCGGCGTGGTGCGCTCCACCGGCGCGGTGATTCCGCCGCTGCTGATCCTGGCCGTTTCGCTGTGGGGCATCCGCGTGCCGTTCGCCGAACTGCTGCAGGACAGCTGGGGCGCCGACGCGGTGTGGTGGAGTTTCCCGGTCAGCTCGTTCTGCGCGATGCTGCTGTCGCTGGCGTATTACCGCTGGGGCGGCTGGCGCAAAGCGCACATGCTGCCGACCCGTCGCGAAGAGATGGCGGCCCCGGCCGAAGTGCCGGCCATGCCGCCGTCACCGGTGGCCGACCTCAACCCGGACGCGCCGCCCACGGCGGCCCCGCAACCGGTGCCACACCGCACCGGTTAA
- the trmD gene encoding tRNA (guanosine(37)-N1)-methyltransferase TrmD, whose product MRIDVITLFPEFMAQSAALGVVGRAAERGLLDLHGWNPRDYAEGNYRRVDDRPFGGGPGMVMLIEPLRACLAAAKAADPAPAPVIYLSPQGAPLTQAKVRELAALPRMILLCGRYEGIDERFLDAEVSEEISIGDYVLSGGELGAAVIVDAVTRLQEGALGDAESAAQDSFEGPQGLLDCPHFSHPAQHEWGSVPDVLRSGNHAAIARWRRQQSLLRTATRRPDLLDEAQLSKADRILLAQARQALADDPSP is encoded by the coding sequence GTGAGAATCGACGTCATCACGTTGTTCCCCGAGTTCATGGCACAGTCGGCCGCGCTGGGCGTGGTCGGCCGTGCCGCCGAGCGCGGCCTGCTCGACCTGCATGGCTGGAATCCGCGGGACTATGCCGAAGGCAATTACCGCCGGGTGGACGACCGTCCGTTCGGCGGCGGCCCCGGCATGGTCATGCTGATCGAGCCACTGCGCGCCTGCCTGGCCGCGGCCAAGGCGGCCGACCCGGCGCCTGCGCCGGTGATCTACCTCAGCCCGCAGGGCGCGCCCCTGACCCAGGCCAAGGTGCGTGAACTGGCCGCGTTGCCGCGCATGATCCTGCTGTGCGGGCGGTATGAAGGCATCGATGAGCGCTTCCTCGATGCGGAGGTCAGCGAGGAAATCTCGATCGGCGATTACGTCCTGTCTGGCGGTGAGCTGGGCGCGGCGGTGATCGTCGATGCTGTGACCCGGTTGCAGGAAGGCGCCCTGGGCGATGCCGAATCGGCCGCCCAGGACAGTTTCGAAGGCCCGCAAGGGCTGCTGGACTGCCCGCATTTCAGCCACCCTGCCCAGCATGAATGGGGCAGTGTCCCGGACGTGCTGCGCTCGGGCAACCATGCCGCCATCGCGCGCTGGCGCCGCCAGCAGTCGCTGCTGCGGACTGCAACCCGGCGGCCGGACCTGCTTGACGAGGCCCAGCTGTCCAAGGCCGACCGGATTCTGCTCGCGCAGGCCCGGCAGGCCCTTGCCGACGACCCTTCCCCCTAG
- the katG gene encoding catalase/peroxidase HPI yields MKSEAKCPFNHALVGDATTNRDWWPKQLRVDLLNQHSNRSTPLDDGFDYAAAFKGLDYAALKADLTALMTDSQEWWPADFGHYGGLFVRMAWHSAGTYRIGDGRGGGGRGQQRFAPLNSWPDNVSLDKARRLLWPIKQKYGQAISWADLLILTGNVALESMGFKTLGFAGGRPDTWEPDQDVYWGRETTWLGGDVRYAHGSEGVQEDHGVLVSDDDADGDVHSRDLENPLAAVQMGLIYVNPEGPDGNPDPLKAAFDIRDTFGRMAMDDEETVALIAGGHSFGKTHGAGPADNVDVEPEAAGLESQGLGWANRFGTGKGGDTITSGLEVTWTRTPAQWSHDFFEILFGHEWELTKSPAGAHQWVAKDSEAIIPDAHDPSKKHRPTMLTTDLALRVDPAYEKISRRFLAEPQAFADAFARAWFKLTHRDMGPRSRYLGPEIPAEEFIWQDPVPEATRPLIDAQDIAGLKQQIANAGLSVAELVSTAWASASTFRGSDKRGGANGARIRLAPQKDWAVNQPQQLAKVLAALEKIQAGFNGNGSKQVSLADLIVLAGGVGVEQAAKAGGHDISVPFTPGRTDATQEQTDVDSFAVLEPYADGFRNYLKGRYSVPAEVLLIDKAQLLTLTAPEMTALVGGLRVLGANVDGNAQGVLTDRPGTLSNDFFVNLLDMRTQWKAAGTGYESSGAKRWTGSRADLVFGSNSVLRALAEVYASADGEKKLVRDFVAAWTRVMELDRYDLHA; encoded by the coding sequence ATGAAAAGCGAAGCCAAGTGCCCGTTCAACCACGCCCTTGTCGGCGATGCCACCACCAACCGCGACTGGTGGCCCAAGCAGCTGCGCGTGGACCTGCTCAACCAGCATTCCAACCGCTCCACCCCGCTCGATGACGGCTTCGACTACGCCGCCGCGTTCAAGGGGCTGGACTACGCCGCACTCAAGGCCGACCTCACCGCACTGATGACCGACTCGCAGGAGTGGTGGCCAGCCGACTTCGGCCACTACGGCGGCCTGTTCGTGCGCATGGCCTGGCACAGCGCCGGCACCTACCGCATCGGCGACGGGCGTGGCGGCGGTGGCCGTGGCCAGCAGCGCTTCGCCCCGCTCAACAGCTGGCCGGACAACGTCAGCCTGGACAAGGCGCGCCGCCTGCTGTGGCCGATCAAGCAGAAGTACGGCCAGGCCATTTCCTGGGCCGACCTGCTGATCCTCACCGGCAACGTCGCGCTGGAGTCGATGGGCTTCAAGACGCTGGGCTTCGCCGGCGGCCGGCCCGATACCTGGGAGCCGGACCAGGACGTGTACTGGGGCCGCGAAACCACCTGGCTGGGCGGCGACGTGCGCTATGCACATGGCTCGGAGGGCGTGCAGGAAGACCACGGCGTGCTGGTGTCCGATGACGACGCCGACGGCGACGTGCACTCGCGCGACCTGGAGAACCCGCTGGCGGCCGTGCAGATGGGCCTGATCTACGTGAACCCCGAAGGCCCGGACGGCAATCCGGATCCGCTCAAGGCGGCCTTCGACATCCGCGACACGTTCGGCCGCATGGCCATGGACGACGAGGAAACCGTGGCCCTGATCGCCGGCGGCCACAGCTTCGGCAAGACCCACGGCGCGGGCCCGGCCGACAACGTTGATGTGGAACCGGAAGCGGCGGGGCTGGAGAGCCAGGGCCTGGGCTGGGCCAACCGATTCGGCACCGGCAAGGGCGGCGACACCATCACCAGCGGCCTGGAAGTGACCTGGACGCGCACCCCGGCGCAGTGGAGCCACGACTTCTTCGAGATCCTGTTCGGCCACGAGTGGGAACTGACCAAGAGCCCGGCCGGTGCGCACCAGTGGGTGGCCAAGGACAGCGAGGCGATCATTCCCGACGCGCATGATCCGTCGAAGAAGCATCGCCCCACCATGCTCACCACCGACCTGGCGCTGCGGGTGGACCCGGCCTACGAGAAGATCTCGCGCCGCTTCCTGGCCGAGCCGCAGGCCTTCGCCGACGCCTTCGCACGCGCCTGGTTCAAGCTCACCCACCGCGACATGGGACCGCGCTCGCGCTACCTCGGTCCGGAGATCCCGGCCGAGGAATTCATCTGGCAGGATCCCGTACCCGAAGCGACCCGGCCGTTGATCGACGCCCAGGATATCGCTGGCCTGAAGCAGCAGATCGCCAACGCCGGTTTGAGCGTGGCCGAGCTGGTGTCCACCGCGTGGGCGTCCGCATCGACCTTCCGCGGCTCGGACAAGCGCGGCGGTGCCAACGGCGCGCGCATCCGCCTGGCCCCGCAGAAGGACTGGGCGGTGAACCAGCCGCAGCAGCTGGCCAAGGTGCTGGCCGCGCTGGAGAAGATCCAGGCGGGCTTCAACGGCAACGGTAGCAAGCAGGTGTCGCTGGCCGACCTGATCGTGCTGGCCGGCGGCGTGGGTGTTGAACAGGCGGCCAAGGCCGGTGGCCACGACATCAGCGTGCCGTTCACGCCCGGCCGCACCGATGCCACCCAGGAACAGACCGACGTGGACTCGTTCGCAGTGCTGGAACCGTACGCCGACGGCTTCCGCAATTACCTCAAGGGCCGTTACAGCGTGCCCGCCGAGGTGCTGTTGATCGACAAGGCGCAGCTGCTTACGCTGACCGCGCCGGAGATGACCGCGCTGGTCGGCGGGCTGCGCGTGCTGGGGGCCAACGTCGACGGCAACGCGCAGGGCGTGCTGACCGATCGCCCGGGTACGTTGAGCAACGACTTCTTCGTGAACCTGCTGGACATGCGCACGCAGTGGAAGGCCGCTGGCACTGGCTACGAAAGCAGCGGTGCCAAGCGTTGGACCGGCAGCCGGGCCGACCTGGTGTTTGGTTCCAACTCGGTGCTGCGTGCGCTGGCCGAGGTGTACGCCAGTGCCGACGGCGAGAAGAAGCTGGTCCGGGATTTCGTCGCCGCGTGGACGCGGGTGATGGAACTGGATCGCTACGACCTGCACGCCTGA
- a CDS encoding cellulase family glycosylhydrolase: MRPLLIRLCCLSLCLFAFGAQAAAGAFWSQPQRGGNSFNEQPPDRGYFDALRATGATWVRLTPDKWRSAGGRDFLMGNADRYQGLVPADVATLRRVLDDADAAGMKVVLVPLSLPLLRWKQKNDGVVDQRLWQSFDNHLPAQAFWRDLARALHGHPALVAYNLINEPAPEYGTRLREHADPAAMRAWYATVKDGPRDLPRFYTGLIAAVREVDADMPLMLDPGWYAAADALAYWPGPLKDPHLLYSVHMYEPYAATSAPNQKRSPPYRYPAVLPFGSGKERWDAGRVASYLQQPIAWADQHGVARSQMVVGEFGCMRRWADCPAYLEDVLRVLEAQKVHWAFYAFREDAWDGMDYELGDAALPWTYWQDVEAGKVPTPKRTDSPQFAPILKRLRAAGH; encoded by the coding sequence ATGCGCCCGCTGTTGATCCGCCTCTGTTGTCTGTCTTTGTGCCTGTTCGCCTTCGGTGCGCAGGCGGCCGCCGGTGCTTTCTGGAGCCAGCCGCAACGCGGTGGCAACAGCTTCAATGAACAGCCACCCGACCGCGGCTATTTCGATGCGCTGCGCGCCACCGGTGCCACCTGGGTACGGTTGACCCCGGACAAGTGGCGGTCGGCGGGCGGGCGCGATTTCCTGATGGGCAACGCCGATCGCTACCAGGGGCTGGTGCCGGCCGACGTCGCCACCCTGCGACGTGTGCTGGACGATGCCGATGCTGCCGGCATGAAGGTGGTGCTGGTGCCGCTGTCGCTGCCGCTGCTGCGCTGGAAGCAGAAAAACGACGGCGTGGTCGACCAGCGGCTCTGGCAGTCGTTCGACAACCACCTGCCGGCGCAGGCCTTCTGGCGCGACCTCGCGCGCGCGCTGCACGGGCACCCGGCGCTGGTGGCCTACAACCTGATCAACGAGCCCGCGCCGGAGTACGGCACCAGGCTGCGCGAACACGCCGACCCGGCCGCGATGCGTGCCTGGTATGCCACGGTGAAGGACGGGCCGCGCGATCTGCCGCGTTTCTACACCGGCCTGATCGCGGCCGTGCGCGAGGTCGACGCCGACATGCCGCTGATGCTGGACCCGGGCTGGTATGCCGCGGCCGACGCGTTGGCGTACTGGCCTGGGCCGCTGAAAGATCCCCATCTGCTGTACAGCGTGCACATGTATGAGCCGTACGCGGCCACCAGTGCGCCCAATCAGAAGCGGAGCCCGCCGTATCGATATCCGGCGGTGCTGCCGTTCGGGTCCGGGAAGGAACGGTGGGATGCTGGGCGTGTGGCCAGCTACCTGCAGCAGCCCATTGCCTGGGCCGACCAGCATGGCGTGGCGCGGAGCCAGATGGTGGTCGGCGAGTTCGGTTGCATGCGCCGTTGGGCGGATTGCCCGGCCTACCTGGAGGACGTGCTGCGCGTGCTTGAGGCGCAAAAGGTGCATTGGGCCTTCTACGCGTTCCGCGAGGATGCGTGGGATGGCATGGACTACGAACTGGGCGATGCCGCGCTGCCCTGGACCTACTGGCAGGACGTGGAGGCGGGCAAGGTGCCGACGCCCAAGCGCACTGACAGCCCGCAGTTCGCCCCGATCCTCAAACGCCTGCGCGCCGCTGGTCATTGA
- the rplS gene encoding 50S ribosomal protein L19, producing MSKLNKTILADFESAQITRELPKFSQGDTVVVNVKVKEGNRERVQAYEGVVIGTKNAGLNSAFTVRKISHGYGVERVFQTHSAIIDSVEVKRRGKVRAGKLYYLRGLEGKAARIKEDLAAAAQAKQARLAAAKAAQ from the coding sequence ATGAGCAAGCTGAACAAAACCATCCTTGCGGATTTCGAATCCGCCCAGATCACCCGCGAGCTGCCGAAGTTCAGCCAGGGTGACACCGTCGTCGTCAACGTGAAGGTCAAGGAAGGCAACCGTGAGCGCGTCCAGGCTTACGAAGGCGTCGTGATCGGCACCAAGAATGCCGGCCTGAACTCCGCGTTCACCGTCCGCAAGATCTCGCACGGCTACGGCGTCGAGCGCGTCTTCCAGACCCACAGCGCCATCATCGACTCGGTCGAAGTGAAGCGTCGTGGTAAGGTCCGCGCCGGCAAGCTGTACTACCTGCGTGGCCTGGAAGGCAAGGCTGCCCGCATCAAGGAAGATCTGGCTGCCGCTGCGCAGGCCAAGCAGGCCCGCCTGGCTGCTGCCAAGGCTGCCCAGTAA
- a CDS encoding DUF6404 family protein — MPHYPAKVRTALQLMHDAGVPQALRAPPLHRLLWRLGIAMPPPLLAGFAANALLMGVFFGVAWGVLMLPLFGLLVPLKTWGIVGSAGVAGVMFGVIMGLIMRAQQQRYRLPAWRSLPDGGAA, encoded by the coding sequence ATGCCCCATTACCCCGCCAAGGTCCGCACCGCACTGCAGCTCATGCACGATGCCGGTGTTCCGCAGGCGCTGCGCGCACCGCCGTTGCACCGGCTGCTGTGGCGGTTGGGGATCGCGATGCCGCCACCGCTGCTGGCCGGGTTCGCCGCCAACGCGCTGCTGATGGGCGTGTTCTTCGGCGTGGCCTGGGGCGTGTTGATGCTGCCGCTGTTCGGCTTGCTGGTGCCGCTGAAAACGTGGGGGATCGTGGGCAGCGCCGGCGTCGCCGGCGTGATGTTCGGCGTGATCATGGGGCTGATCATGCGCGCCCAACAGCAGCGCTACCGGCTGCCAGCGTGGCGCAGCCTGCCGGATGGGGGTGCCGCTTAA